The Salinibaculum sp. SYNS191 genome has a window encoding:
- a CDS encoding ArsA family ATPase, producing the protein MPDVVLYGGKGGVGKTTCAAATGLAAARAGEDALVVSTDPAHSLGDVLEADLSGDPVEIESGLSAVETDPAKGTAQYEALFEALADDLDGAGIDLDEAGLRELFTAGLLPGSDELAALANIETYAEDDRWDRVIFDTAPTGHTLRLLDLPDAVGTGVKTALSVREQVSRKTDAAKTMLFGPYATMGRDDADDTAFTEVLSEMERVAAVLRDPDRTTFRVVCLPERLVLSETERLVARLREAEVPVGTLVVNRVLTEVDEGCARCSAQQERQQEVLSEIGEAFPDLDRVELPDLTGQADGWEALETIADRLPP; encoded by the coding sequence ATGCCAGATGTGGTCCTCTACGGCGGCAAAGGGGGCGTCGGCAAGACGACCTGCGCGGCGGCGACGGGGTTGGCGGCCGCTCGCGCGGGCGAGGACGCGCTCGTCGTGTCGACGGACCCCGCCCACTCGCTCGGAGACGTGCTGGAGGCGGACCTGAGCGGCGACCCGGTCGAGATAGAGTCGGGGCTGTCCGCCGTGGAGACTGACCCGGCGAAGGGGACGGCACAGTACGAGGCGCTGTTCGAGGCGCTGGCAGACGACCTGGACGGGGCCGGCATCGACCTGGACGAAGCCGGACTCCGGGAGCTTTTCACCGCCGGCCTGTTGCCGGGCAGCGACGAACTGGCCGCGCTGGCCAACATCGAGACGTACGCCGAGGACGACCGCTGGGACCGGGTCATTTTCGACACGGCCCCGACCGGCCACACGCTCCGCCTGCTCGACTTGCCCGATGCCGTCGGGACCGGCGTCAAGACCGCACTGTCGGTCCGGGAACAGGTCTCCCGGAAGACCGACGCGGCGAAGACGATGCTGTTCGGTCCGTACGCGACGATGGGCCGGGACGACGCGGACGACACTGCCTTCACCGAGGTCTTGTCCGAGATGGAGCGCGTGGCGGCGGTCCTGCGCGACCCCGACCGGACGACCTTCCGGGTGGTCTGTCTCCCCGAACGGCTGGTGCTGTCCGAGACCGAGCGACTGGTCGCGCGACTCCGCGAGGCGGAGGTCCCCGTCGGGACGCTGGTGGTCAACCGGGTGCTGACGGAGGTCGACGAGGGGTGTGCGCGTTGTTCTGCACAGCAGGAACGGCAGCAGGAGGTTCTGTCGGAGATAGGCGAGGCGTTCCCCGACCTCGACAGGGTGGAACTCCCCGACCTGACCGGTCAGGCCGACGGCTGGGAGGCGCTGGAGACGATCGCCGACCGGCTCCCGCCGTAG
- a CDS encoding UPF0058 family protein: MHKDELLELHEQMVTIMNYFKNLEHVDETLFEAYDELDVTPADVHMSKSEHKHAVFVLGNALANAMSEDEFSDAGRVGKRMKELAEDAERKL, from the coding sequence ATGCACAAAGACGAGCTTCTGGAGCTCCACGAACAGATGGTCACTATCATGAACTACTTCAAAAACCTCGAACACGTGGACGAGACGCTGTTCGAGGCCTACGACGAACTCGACGTCACCCCCGCCGACGTACACATGTCCAAAAGCGAACACAAGCACGCGGTGTTCGTGCTCGGGAACGCGCTGGCGAACGCGATGAGCGAGGACGAGTTCTCCGACGCCGGACGGGTCGGCAAGCGGATGAAGGAACTCGCAGAGGACGCGGAACGCAAACTGTAG
- a CDS encoding enoyl-CoA hydratase/isomerase family protein, translating into MSELVTLEIVDETATLTLNDPDVRNALTVEMAEGVQSAVAEAEAENARCLVVEGAGGVFCAGGDVAAMMEGVAADVDIETRIEDYALPVNRAVQAVAECPMPSVAKVDGPAFGAGGALAIACDVVLASERARISFGFRQVGLSVDSGTSHLLPRLVGENVAKELVYTGELVESDRALDLGLVNHVYPEEEFDERADDLVADIASGPTVALEASKRLLEAGPTRDIDAAIEAEADALAETIASEDHSEGAYAFAEGREPEFEGR; encoded by the coding sequence ATGAGCGAACTGGTGACCCTGGAGATAGTCGACGAGACGGCGACGCTGACGCTGAACGACCCGGACGTGCGCAACGCCCTCACGGTCGAGATGGCCGAGGGCGTCCAGTCCGCTGTCGCGGAGGCGGAGGCCGAGAACGCGCGCTGTCTCGTCGTGGAGGGTGCCGGCGGCGTCTTCTGTGCCGGGGGCGACGTCGCGGCGATGATGGAGGGGGTCGCGGCGGACGTCGACATCGAGACCCGCATCGAGGACTACGCCCTGCCAGTCAACCGGGCGGTCCAGGCCGTCGCCGAGTGTCCGATGCCGTCCGTCGCGAAGGTGGACGGCCCCGCCTTCGGTGCCGGCGGGGCGCTCGCCATCGCCTGCGACGTCGTGTTGGCGAGCGAGCGGGCACGAATCAGCTTCGGGTTCCGGCAGGTCGGCCTCTCCGTCGACTCGGGCACCTCACACCTGTTGCCGCGTCTCGTCGGCGAGAACGTGGCGAAGGAACTGGTCTACACCGGCGAACTGGTCGAGAGCGACCGGGCCCTCGACCTCGGACTCGTCAATCACGTCTACCCGGAAGAGGAGTTCGACGAGCGGGCGGACGACCTCGTCGCCGACATCGCGAGCGGGCCGACCGTCGCACTGGAAGCGTCGAAACGGCTCCTCGAAGCCGGTCCGACGCGTGACATAGACGCTGCTATCGAGGCCGAAGCGGATGCGCTGGCGGAGACGATAGCCTCCGAGGACCACTCCGAAGGCGCGTACGCGTTCGCAGAGGGCCGGGAGCCCGAGTTCGAGGGCCGGTAG
- a CDS encoding Lrp/AsnC family transcriptional regulator — translation MDDEPDWEFSQRDVCILKELSREPQLSSRELARRLESKYDIDVSHVTVSESVRKMREEGVFRDAILINEAYFNFALLEFKFDASHFADRWREAMEFIRDDEHTLFYSLSTGTYQWKAIMLFPSRAAESRWVHEFYKHHGDVVENVRNHALHNVLKFRTDPELLDVLSEE, via the coding sequence ATGGACGACGAGCCAGACTGGGAGTTCAGCCAGCGCGACGTCTGTATTCTCAAGGAGCTCTCGCGGGAGCCACAGCTCTCCTCGCGGGAACTCGCGCGGCGTCTGGAATCGAAGTACGACATCGACGTCTCCCACGTCACCGTCAGCGAGTCCGTGCGCAAGATGCGCGAGGAAGGCGTCTTTCGCGACGCGATTCTTATCAACGAGGCGTACTTCAACTTCGCGTTACTCGAGTTCAAGTTCGACGCCTCACACTTCGCGGACCGCTGGCGGGAGGCGATGGAGTTCATCCGGGACGACGAGCACACGCTCTTTTACTCCCTCTCGACGGGGACGTACCAGTGGAAGGCCATCATGCTGTTTCCCAGCCGCGCCGCCGAATCGCGGTGGGTCCACGAGTTCTACAAGCACCACGGGGACGTGGTCGAGAACGTCCGCAACCACGCCCTGCACAACGTGTTGAAGTTCCGAACGGACCCGGAACTTCTCGACGTACTGAGTGAAGAGTGA